TTAGTTATCTGCTTTTTAGTTCCATTCAAACACAGCTTGGAACTTCGATACGTGAGCAAGTTGCTGATCCCATATTGCAAATACTCATTCTTGATAAGGCAAACGAAGTGCTCAAAAGCCGAATTATTTTTGCTGATCTAGTCGTGCTTGGTTTTGTTATTGTCATAGGGCTTCTCTTGACCGAGCGAACACTTGCCCCAGTACGAAAATCTATAAATCGTGAGCGGCGTTTTGTTGCTAATGCTTCCCATGAGCTCCGCACACCACTTGCTGTTATGAAAACAAATATTGAAGTTGCACTTCGTAATGAAAAAATGCCAAGTAGTCTCGCCCGAGAGACACTCGAAAATGTGCTCGTCGAAGTCAATGATATGACGACACTTGCTAATACACTTCTTGATCTTGCAAGGCAGAGAGAAAATACTATGACTACAGCAAGTGTTCCATTAATTGATGTTGTTACTGCTGCTGTGAAAAAATTGCAGCCGCTTCTGGATGAAAAGGGAATCATTGCGAATGTCTTTGCAGAAGCTACGGATATCACAATACAGGGAGATAACATAGCGCTTTTGCAGATGTCCTACAACATCTTGAATAATGCCATCCAATATAGTGAACGAGGAGATACGATTACGGTCAAAATTAAGAGAGATGATCTTGGTACTATTACTATTACTTTTGCTGATACGGGCATGGGCATTGCAAAAGATAAACTAGCATTTATTTTGCAGCCATTTTTCCGAGCAAACGATACGCATGATGGAACATTAAGTACTGGGCTTGGTCTTGCTATCGTCAAAGAGATAGTTGACCGTCATTATGGTTCGATCAATATAGAGAGTGAATTAGGCAAAGGGACGACAGTAGTAATAAGTTTTCCAAATATCTAACAATTACTTAATGCGCGACAGTAAACATGTAGACTTTTTTAGCTCCTGCAGATTTGAGTGCACGGGTTGCATCTTTGAGTGTGGCACCAGTGGTCGTTACATCATCGATCAAAAATATTGTCTGACCAAGAAGTGAGATATTTTTCTTAGCTGCAAAAACGCCTTCGACG
The Candidatus Nomurabacteria bacterium genome window above contains:
- a CDS encoding HAMP domain-containing histidine kinase, with translation MEHLLRPFAVLVTKWNNDELFAARVKLMLLYTGTTVVLLGTFSYLLFSSIQTQLGTSIREQVADPILQILILDKANEVLKSRIIFADLVVLGFVIVIGLLLTERTLAPVRKSINRERRFVANASHELRTPLAVMKTNIEVALRNEKMPSSLARETLENVLVEVNDMTTLANTLLDLARQRENTMTTASVPLIDVVTAAVKKLQPLLDEKGIIANVFAEATDITIQGDNIALLQMSYNILNNAIQYSERGDTITVKIKRDDLGTITITFADTGMGIAKDKLAFILQPFFRANDTHDGTLSTGLGLAIVKEIVDRHYGSINIESELGKGTTVVISFPNI